The genome window GCTACCGGCAAGACGGCGGACAAGCACGGCATCTCCGGCTTCGTGGAGCCGATCCCGGACGGGGCGGGCGTTCGGCCGTCCACGAGTACGTCAAGGACCACCAAGGCCCTCTGGAACATGCTTTCGCAGAGCGGCTTGGACTGCGTGGTGGTCAACTGGTACGCCAGCCATCCGGCCGAGCCGATCCGCGGGGTTTGCGTCTCCGACCGCTTCTTCGACGGGCTTCCCACGCGCCCTGGCGAGCTCTGGCCGGTGACGGCCGGCGCCGTCCATCCCGAGTCGCTCATCCCGAAGCTGGCGGATTGCCGGATGCACCCGGCCGAGTTGAGCCCACCCGACCTGAGCCGCCTGATCCCAGAGATCGACCGGATCGACCTCGCGGCCGACCCTCGCCCCTGGAGGCTGGCGGAGGTCGTGACCCGCACCGTGTCGATCCATAGCGTGGCGACCACACTGATGGAGGCCGAGCCGTGGGATTTCCTGGCGGTCTATTACGACGGTCTGGACGTCGCGGGGCATCGATTCATGCCCTACCACCCGCCTCGCATGGCGACGGTGGCCGAGAACGATTTCCGACGCTACCAGGGCGTCATGCGGGAGTTGTACCTGTTTCACGACGAGATGCTCGGCACATTGCTGGACCTCGCCGGCGATGAGGCGACGGTTCTGCTCGTCTCGGACCACGGGTTCCACTGCGACCACCTGCGGCCATCCGGGCCCGCCGGGTCGGTGGAGGAGGACGCGGCGGCGTGGCACCGACACTACGGCGTGCTGGCGATGCGAGGCCCGGGCATCCTGGCGGACGAACGGATTTACGGCGCCACCTTGCTGGACGTCGCGCCCACGGTGCTGCACCAGTTCGGTCTTCCCGTGGGTCGGGACATGGACGGCAGGCCGCTCTTGCAGGCGATGGAACGACCGTCTCCGTCGTTTCCCATGATTCCCAGTTGGGACCGATTGCCGGGGGATGACGGCAGACACCCGGCCGACGCCCGGCAGACCAAGCTCGAATCGCCGGCCGCCCTCAAGCAGTTGATCGCCCTGGGCTACCTCCCGGCCGCGACCGCGGAACAGCGGCAGGCCGTGGCCATCGCAGAGGCCGAATCCCGATTCAACCTGGCGGCCGTGCACTCCAGTCACGGAAGGACCGAGGAAGCCCTCGTATTGCTAGAGGCGCTGCACGACGATTACCCCGGCCACGACCGGTATGCGTTGGCGCTCGCTCGAGCGTACGCCGACCTCGGCCAGCATCGTCGGGTTTTGGCGATCGTCGAGGGCCTGGAAGCATCCGGTCGGCGGTCGCCCGACGGTGACCTGCTGCTCGCCGCCGCCTGGTTCCACGACGGACAGCCGGAACACGCCCTCGGCCGTCTCGCCGATTGTGAGCGACGTTATCCCCCGGACGCGGCGCTCTTCGGCCTGATCGGCAACTTGCACTTGGCTCGTCAGGGCTGGCAAGACGCGGCGCGAGCATTCGCCAAGGCGCTGGCGATGGACGACGACGACCCTCATTCGCACAACGGCCTGGCCCGGGCGGCCTGGATGCTGGGCGACCACGAACGCGCCGGCGAGCACGCTCTGCGGGCGGTCGGCCTGCTCTTCTTCTTTCCGCAGGCCCATTTCCACCTGGGAATGGCGTTCCTGGGAATGGGCGATCGGGAGCGAGCACGGCGATCTCTGAAGCTGGCGGTCACGCAGGCCCCTGGTTTCTTCGAGGCGCGACTCGAGTTGGAGAATCTCGGCGAACCGGCCCCCCCACTCCGGCCGTTGCTCGTCCAACTGGCTGTCGAGTCGTCGTAGCCTACCCAGCGTGATTGGGCGACCTGATCGTCCGTCGCTGACGGATGCAGTCGACGACGCGCCGCCAACAGGGCCGCAAGTGAGAGCCCAGACGGAAGCGAAGAGGAAGGATCGGAGAGATAACACAGCCGTCGCGAGGGCCTCATGTCGAGGCGTACTTCCCGACCGGGATCGCCCGGCGGATCTCGGCGACGCGCGACAGGTCGATCTCGGCCAGGGCGAGGCCTTCGGCGACGTCGGGGGCGGTGGCGAGGACGACGCCCCAGGGGTCGACGATCATCGCCCGGCCGTAGCTCTCGCGCAGCTCGGCCTCGCCGTGGCGGCCGTATTGCGCGGGGGCGATCACGAACGACTGGCACTCGATCGCCCGGGCGCGGAGGAGTTCCGACCAGTGGTCGCGACCGGTCCGAGCCGTGAAGGCGGCGGGGACGCAGATGACATCGGCCCCCATGCGGACGAGCCGGCGATACTGGTCGCCGAAGCGAAGGTCGTAGCAAACGCTCAGGCCGAAATTCCCCAGCGCGGTCTCGGCGACGACGTGCTCGTCTCCCGACTCGATCGTTCGCGACTCCATCGCCCGGACGGCCTCGGAGTGGTCGACGTCGAAGAGGTGGATCTTGCGGTAGACCGCCAGCCGAGAGCCGTCCGGGCCGAACAGGACGCTCGTGTTCCGACAGCGCTCCGGGGAAGTCCCTCGCTCGTTGAACGAGCCGAGCAACAGGTGGATTCCGTGCCGCTTCGCGAGGTCGGCGAATCGCCTGCAGGTCGGACCGTCGAAGGATTCCGCCAGCCTCACCTTCTCGTCGGCCTGTCCGAGGAAGTTGGAGTTCTCGGGCGTGGCGACGAACTTCGCCCCATAGCCGGCCGCGCGGTCGACGAGAGCCTCGATCGTCGCCAGGTTGCGTCCGACGTCGGTCGTCGAGGAGATCTGGATGGCGGCTGCCAGGAACATGCGTTTGCGCCTTTCTGGGTCGCGCATCAGCGCTTGTGGTTCCATCCCGGAGTGCGGTAGACATCCCGCTCGATTCGCAGGGCGTCGGTCAGCATGTCGTCGGGAGGGTCGGCGGGGATGGGATCCATTCCAAGGTCGCGGACAAGCCGGTCGGCGACGACGCCGGACCAGGCGCGGGGGTCGTCGGCCAGGTCGGCCAGGTCGGCCGCGCCGGGGAGTTCGGGGACGGCGGCGGCTCTTCGCAAGAGGAGCGAGCTGTGCTGGAGGACGGCCCCCGCCCTCCTCCGCTGGGCGCTGCCGACGAGCTTGACGCCGCCGGCGACCAGGTCCTCGCCGTCTCGGCCGGCGAAGCAGAGGAACGGGTGCGAGGCCTCGGCGGCGGGGTCGACGTCGCCGTGCCGGCGCGCGTCGAGGCCGTGCGCGGCGAGGATCTCGGCCGTCGCCCGGTGGACGGCCCGGTAGAGCGCCGTGTTCGGTCGGGCGAGTGGGTGCGTCGAAGGGATCACGATCGCGAATGTGAGTTCGTGCTCATGCCAGATCGCCCCGCCGCCGGTGGCGCGGCGCACCTTGGCGGCGTTTCGCCAGCGGGGCTCGGCCTCGACCTCCGCCCATGGCTGGAAGTAACCCAGGCTGAGGGTGGGGACCGACCAGCCGTAGGTGCGGAACCAGGCTTCGGACGGATCGCGGGCCACGTGTTCGAGCATGGCCTCGTCGAGGGCCATGTTGGTCGGTCCATCGGCGACGCGGTACGGCAGCACTCGGCAGATCATCGGTCCCCCCGGGCGGATCGGCCCGCGCGGGGCCCTTCCCTTGTCCTCGATTCTATACTGTCATCGGACATCCGACCAAGGACGAGGGTATCGACGCATGCCGCACGATTTGCCGATCCACAAGCTGGGGCCTCTCGAAGTTCGCGCTCCGGGCCTGGGCTGCATGGGGATGAGCGAGTTCTACGACCCCAAGGATCAGGACGACGCCGAGTCGATCCGCGTGATCCACCGGTTCCTCGACGAGGGGGGCGACTTCCTGGACACGGCCGACATGTACGGCTCGGGTCGGAATGAAGTGCTCGTCGGCAAGGCGATCGCCGACCGTCGCGACCGCGTCGTGCTGGCGACCAAGTTCGGCAACGTGCGCGGACCCGCCGGCGAGTTCCTCGGCGTCCGGGGGGACGCGGCCTACGTCAAGGAGTGCTGCGATGCCTCACTGAAGCGGCTGAAGGTCGACCATATCGACCTTTACTACCAGCACCGCGTCGACACCAAGGTCCCCATCGAGGAGACCGTCGGCGCGATGGCCGAACTGGTCCAGTCGGGGAAAGTCCGCTACCTGGGCCTCTCGGAAGCTGCGACCGAGACGATCAAGCGGGCGGCGGCCGTGCATCCGATCGCCGCTCTCCAGACCGAGTACTCGCTCTGGACGCGTGAGCCCGAGGTTGAGATCCTCCCCACCGTGCGAGCCCTGGGAATCGGCTTCGTCGCCTACAGTCCGCTCGGGCGAGGGTTCCTCACGGGCCGCTACAAGTCGCCCGAGGATCTGGCCCCGGACGACTACCGCCGCAACTCGCCGCGGTTCCAGGGCGACAATTTCCAGAAGAACCTCGACCTGGTGAAGGTCGTCGAGGAGATGGCCGAGGCCAAGGGCTGCACGCCGAGCCAGTTCGCCCTGGCCTGGACGCTGGCGCAGGACGTCGTGCCCATCCCGGGGACGAAGCGGGCGAAGTATCTCGACGAGAACCTGGGCGCGGCCGACGTCGTCATTACCGATGAGGACTTGAAGAAGATCGACTCCCTCTTGCCGGCGGGCTCGGCGACGGGCGACCGCTACCACGCCCAGGCGATGCAGGCCGTTAACAAGTGACCTGGGGGCTGCGGCCGGCGTCTGGTACAGTCGTTTTGACGCGATGGGAGGATGGAGGGCGCGGAACGGAGCGGCGATGAAGACGCGCGGGCGGTGGCGGCTCTCGGTGATGATGGGCCTCTTGTACGCGGTCCAGGGAGCGTTCTGGCCCCTGCTGGGGGTCCATCTGTCCGAGTTAGGGATCGACGGTCGCTGGCGGGGCCTGATCTTTGCCTCGCAGGCCCTCGCGGCCACGCTCATGCCCCTCGGCGCCGGTCAGCTCGTCGACCGGCTGATGCCCACGCAGAGCTTCCTCGTCGCGGCCTATTCGGCGGGGACGCTTCTGCTGGCGGCGCTGGCCAGCGGCGGGATCACAGGCGGTCCGGCGCTCTGCGCGACGTTCCTGCTCTACTTCGCGATCATCATGCCGACGCACAGCCTGAGCAGCTCGTTGGCGATGCGGAATCTGGACGATCCCCGCCGCGAGTTCGCCGCGGTTCGGCTCTGGGGGACCATCGGTTGGATGGCCGTCGGCTGGGCCGTGTCGGGCGTGATGCTCGCCCTGAACGGCGGGCGAGTCCCGTCGGTGAGTCCGGGAGGAATGCACGAGGTCTTCTGGATCGCCTCGGGGCTTTCAGCCGCGATGGCGGTCTATTGCTCGACGCTCCCCAACACGCCCCCCCTGGCGGGCGAGACGACCGGGCGAGCCAACCTCCGCAAAGGAGTTGAGCTGCTCCGGGAGCGGGACGTTCGGGTCTTCCTGATCACCACCTTCGGGGTTTTTCTGACGATCCCCCTGGCCTACCAGGTCGTCCCTGGCTACCTGGCCGCCCGAGGAATGCCGAGGCCCTGGATCGCGACGGCCGTTTCGATCAACCAGGTCCCGGAGATTATCGCCCTGGCGGCGATGCCCTGGCTGCTGACGCGACTCGGATACAAGGGGACGATGGCGCTGGGGCTGGGCGCGTGGACCCTTCGTTATCTCATCCTGTCGCTTCATCCTCCGCTCTGGCTGGCGGTCGGAGTGGGGGTCTTGCAGGGGGTGGGGATCGCCTGTTTCTCGATCGGCGGTCAGGTCTTTCTGGATGGCCGTGCGCCGGCGACCCACCGGGCGAGCGTCCAGGCCCTCTTCCTGGTGGCGTCGACGGGGCTCCCCTCGCTCCTGGGGAGTTTGGCGGCCGGCGAGTGGGTTCGGAGGGCCGGTCTGGGGGCCGACGCCTGGGTCTTCGTGGTCCCTTGCATCCTCAATGGGGCGCTGCTAGTTTATTTTCTGAGAGGATTTCGAGCGCAGCCCTCGATTTCGGGTCGTCCCGGCGCAGCGGTCTCTCAGATAGACGCCGACACCCCTCAACGACAACACACCAGGCGAGGCGCGATCGCTTGCGTAGGGGACTTGACGACGGAGTCGGCCGATGGGTGACTATCTCCGCCTGTTGACCGTCGACGACCGCAACATCCCCCTCGCCACCCTCCAGCGGGCCGTCCCGTTCGGGGCCGTCTGGTCGGTCGACCATCCCGGGATGCTGGGGAATTACCTGGCGATCGGCCCAGACGCCAATGACCTGCACCACGTCTGGGCGACGATCGAGCTGAACCCCGTCGGCCCGAACACACTGGGCGCCGAGGAGGTCGCCGAGTTCATCGACAGCCTGGAGAGCGGCGGTCCCCCTTCGGCGGCCCGTTGGCTGGGCGACTACCTGGAGAGCGTCCGGGCGATCTACGCCATCCGGGTCTATCCCGAGGCCATCGGCGAGCACCCCAAGGCGCTCGACGCCGTCTACGCCGTCCGCTCAGCCCTTCGTGCGGCGGTCGGCGGAGTCGGTCAGTGGGACAGCCAGGGATTCACCAATGAGGATGACCGCCTCGTCTGGACCAGGTCCGAGACCACCCTCCGCGGCAAGACGGATGCGGCCCTCCTCGACGAGTCCACCGGCCTGTGGATTCCGTTCGAGCTGGATCTGGACGATCCCCGCGCCGTCGCCGCCTTCATCCGCGGTGAGATGCCCGAGTCGCGACGTTCCCACCGCTAGGCGTGGAGTCGAGGCGGGTCGGCGTCGCGGACAATGAAGGAAGCCCCCCGGTGGACGGAGGGCCTCCTGAAAGACATCGATCAGACCCCGGTTTCCTGGGGCTTCGTCTCCTTCACGACCTGCTCGACGGCCGCGGGGACGGGGGCGGAGGCCGGCTCGGCGGCCGTGCGAGGGGGGACGGCCGGGCGGACGTCGGTCTCGATCAGGCTGCCGTCGGCGTTCTTGCGGATCTTGGGGAGCTTGATGTCACTGGCCAGGCCCAGGCCCTGCATCACCTTGATCGTCCAGTAGGTCGGGTCGACCTCCCACCAGTCCAGGCCGTGGCGGGCCGAGGTCTGGAAGGCGTGATGGTTGTTGTGCCAGCCTTCGCCGTAAGTCAGGGCGGCGCACCACCAAAGGTTGGTCGACTGGTCGCGGGTGGCGTGGCTGCGGTAGCCCCAAACGTGGCTCGCCGAGTTGACCAGCCAGGTCGTGTGCCAGACGAAGAGGGTCCGGACGAAGCCGCCCCAGACCAGCCAGCTCAGGCCCATCCCGCCGTACCACTGGCCGGCGGCGTAAAGCGCCGCGAACAGGCCCAGCGGGAAGAGGATGAAGGCGCTGTTCAGCCAACGCTGGACAGGGTCGCGGTAGAGGTCGGGAGCCCAACGCTTGTAGTACGCCTCAGTGGGGCGGGCGATCTCGTCGGTGACCATGAACCACCCCATGTGAGCCCAGAACAGCCCCCGGAGCGGCGAGTGGGTGTCCAACTCCTCGTCGGAATAGGCGTGGTGTCGACGGTGGTCGGCCACCCAGCCGATCGCCCCGCCCTCGGACGCCATCATGCCGATCATCGTCAGCGGATATTCCAGCCACTTCGGCCAGAGCTTGAAGCTGCGGTGGGTGAGGAGACGGTGGTAAACCAGGCAAATACCGACGCCGCCGGTCAGCCAGTGCAGAGCGAGGCCGATCAACAGGCCCGACCATGAGAAGAGGGAGGGGACGAGCGCCAGCAAGGCGAGGACGTGCATGCCTCCAATGTAGAAGATCGTCGGCCAGGCGAGGCGTTTGGTGGACGCCTGGGCGGTCGTCGTCATGCTCATGGTCAACCTTCTGCGCGTGGCTCTGTTGAGGAGGGCCGTCGCCGGCGATCGGCCGGGGCGGCTATGAATCGGGGGGGCGGGCCGGAACTCCTTCCGGCGCGCGGAAACCCGCCGTGAGAGGCGGGCGAAACGCCCCGGCCCTTCGTCTTGGGCATCTAGATCAAGAGGGTTCGCGAGGTATCGGACGTCGACTCGCCCGTTCCTCGCCCTTTTGTACCATTTTTCACGAATACGACGCGAGCCCGGGTCGCGGAATCGCGGCCGTCGCCTTCGCCCGCCTCAGTAAACGTTCACCAGTTCCCGGGCTCCGCTCTTGGCGTTCTGAGCCATCGTCCAGGAATGGTAGTGCATCGCCATGTGCAGGACGTAGAACATCACCAGTCCGGGGCGGCGGTGGACCTTGACGAAGTTCTTGAACCGCTGGCGGTATTCGCGCTTCAACTCGGGATCGGAGACGTTTCGGACCAGTCGGGCGTACAGCACCAGGCCTTCGACCGCGCTCTTGGCCTCGGAGATCGCCCAGCGTGGGGAGATCCGCCACCATTTCTTCTTCTTGGTGATCCCAATCTCGAAGTTCGGGTCCAGAAAAAGGGCGTCGGTCCGCTCGAAATAAGCCTTGGGATCGTAGAGCCGGCCGATGACGTCGAAGTATCCCGACAGGAGTTCCTCGCGGGACATCTTCAGGGGGATGACGTTGGTGCCGAACTCGGGACGGTCGGACAGGTCGAGGCGGCCTTCCTCGGCGAGCCGGGCGTGCAGCGGCGTCTTGGGGATGGCGGCGAGCATCCCGCTCAT of Paludisphaera rhizosphaerae contains these proteins:
- a CDS encoding alkaline phosphatase family protein, encoding MTGPRLASKVLLIGWDAADWKFINPLLDAGLMPNLSRLVEGGVIGNLASLRPCLSPILWTSIATGKTADKHGISGFVEPIPDGAGVRPSTSTSRTTKALWNMLSQSGLDCVVVNWYASHPAEPIRGVCVSDRFFDGLPTRPGELWPVTAGAVHPESLIPKLADCRMHPAELSPPDLSRLIPEIDRIDLAADPRPWRLAEVVTRTVSIHSVATTLMEAEPWDFLAVYYDGLDVAGHRFMPYHPPRMATVAENDFRRYQGVMRELYLFHDEMLGTLLDLAGDEATVLLVSDHGFHCDHLRPSGPAGSVEEDAAAWHRHYGVLAMRGPGILADERIYGATLLDVAPTVLHQFGLPVGRDMDGRPLLQAMERPSPSFPMIPSWDRLPGDDGRHPADARQTKLESPAALKQLIALGYLPAATAEQRQAVAIAEAESRFNLAAVHSSHGRTEEALVLLEALHDDYPGHDRYALALARAYADLGQHRRVLAIVEGLEASGRRSPDGDLLLAAAWFHDGQPEHALGRLADCERRYPPDAALFGLIGNLHLARQGWQDAARAFAKALAMDDDDPHSHNGLARAAWMLGDHERAGEHALRAVGLLFFFPQAHFHLGMAFLGMGDRERARRSLKLAVTQAPGFFEARLELENLGEPAPPLRPLLVQLAVESS
- a CDS encoding aldo/keto reductase is translated as MPHDLPIHKLGPLEVRAPGLGCMGMSEFYDPKDQDDAESIRVIHRFLDEGGDFLDTADMYGSGRNEVLVGKAIADRRDRVVLATKFGNVRGPAGEFLGVRGDAAYVKECCDASLKRLKVDHIDLYYQHRVDTKVPIEETVGAMAELVQSGKVRYLGLSEAATETIKRAAAVHPIAALQTEYSLWTREPEVEILPTVRALGIGFVAYSPLGRGFLTGRYKSPEDLAPDDYRRNSPRFQGDNFQKNLDLVKVVEEMAEAKGCTPSQFALAWTLAQDVVPIPGTKRAKYLDENLGAADVVITDEDLKKIDSLLPAGSATGDRYHAQAMQAVNK
- a CDS encoding acyl-CoA desaturase produces the protein MSMTTTAQASTKRLAWPTIFYIGGMHVLALLALVPSLFSWSGLLIGLALHWLTGGVGICLVYHRLLTHRSFKLWPKWLEYPLTMIGMMASEGGAIGWVADHRRHHAYSDEELDTHSPLRGLFWAHMGWFMVTDEIARPTEAYYKRWAPDLYRDPVQRWLNSAFILFPLGLFAALYAAGQWYGGMGLSWLVWGGFVRTLFVWHTTWLVNSASHVWGYRSHATRDQSTNLWWCAALTYGEGWHNNHHAFQTSARHGLDWWEVDPTYWTIKVMQGLGLASDIKLPKIRKNADGSLIETDVRPAVPPRTAAEPASAPVPAAVEQVVKETKPQETGV
- a CDS encoding MFS transporter, whose amino-acid sequence is MKTRGRWRLSVMMGLLYAVQGAFWPLLGVHLSELGIDGRWRGLIFASQALAATLMPLGAGQLVDRLMPTQSFLVAAYSAGTLLLAALASGGITGGPALCATFLLYFAIIMPTHSLSSSLAMRNLDDPRREFAAVRLWGTIGWMAVGWAVSGVMLALNGGRVPSVSPGGMHEVFWIASGLSAAMAVYCSTLPNTPPLAGETTGRANLRKGVELLRERDVRVFLITTFGVFLTIPLAYQVVPGYLAARGMPRPWIATAVSINQVPEIIALAAMPWLLTRLGYKGTMALGLGAWTLRYLILSLHPPLWLAVGVGVLQGVGIACFSIGGQVFLDGRAPATHRASVQALFLVASTGLPSLLGSLAAGEWVRRAGLGADAWVFVVPCILNGALLVYFLRGFRAQPSISGRPGAAVSQIDADTPQRQHTRRGAIACVGDLTTESADG
- a CDS encoding lipoate--protein ligase family protein; this translates as MICRVLPYRVADGPTNMALDEAMLEHVARDPSEAWFRTYGWSVPTLSLGYFQPWAEVEAEPRWRNAAKVRRATGGGAIWHEHELTFAIVIPSTHPLARPNTALYRAVHRATAEILAAHGLDARRHGDVDPAAEASHPFLCFAGRDGEDLVAGGVKLVGSAQRRRAGAVLQHSSLLLRRAAAVPELPGAADLADLADDPRAWSGVVADRLVRDLGMDPIPADPPDDMLTDALRIERDVYRTPGWNHKR
- a CDS encoding carbon-nitrogen hydrolase family protein produces the protein MFLAAAIQISSTTDVGRNLATIEALVDRAAGYGAKFVATPENSNFLGQADEKVRLAESFDGPTCRRFADLAKRHGIHLLLGSFNERGTSPERCRNTSVLFGPDGSRLAVYRKIHLFDVDHSEAVRAMESRTIESGDEHVVAETALGNFGLSVCYDLRFGDQYRRLVRMGADVICVPAAFTARTGRDHWSELLRARAIECQSFVIAPAQYGRHGEAELRESYGRAMIVDPWGVVLATAPDVAEGLALAEIDLSRVAEIRRAIPVGKYAST